From uncultured Desulfobacter sp.:
CAGGCCCCAAGGACGTAATCAATGTAGACGAAACCATCCGGACGACCCTTCGCAACGGCGGGGAAATAGAATTGATCTTTGACCGGGCCATGAAGGACAGGCTCAAGATCATCCTTGCCATAGATAACGGCGGATGGTCCATGGACCCCCATATCCAGGTCGTCCAGACCCTGTTCAACTATGCCCGGGCCCAGTTCAAGGAAGTGAAAACCTATTTTTTTCACAACACCATTTATGATTGTGTATGGGAAGACCCGTCCCGGTATAAAAAGCCCAAAAAAATAATGGATTTTGCCCGACTGGACCCGGAAACCAGACTGATTATTGTTGGGGATGCCAGCATGGCGCCCTATGAACTCATGGCACATGACGGGGCCATACATATTACGGATCGCGGCGGCCGCCCCAGCATTGAGCAGCTCAATTTTCTGGCACAAACCTTTGGCAAAGCAGTCTGGCTTAACCCGGTATCACAAATCATGTGGGGCTACACCCACACCATCATGGCCATTTCCCAAATTTTCCCCATGTATGAATTGTCCCTGGATGGACTGGAAAAAGCGGTCACAAAGCTGATGGAAAAAGCTTAGTGCCCACTTTAAAAACAGGCGGGGAGAAACCATGAATAAAGAAAATATATTAACCACCAGATTTGTATCATTATGCGGCCTGACCTTCCTGGCCCTATGCAATATATCGGTATTTTTTAATTTTCATGGGTATCTGCTCACCCTTGGGTTTGGTGCTGACCAAGCCGGTTTTCTGGTCGGATTGTACTCCCTTGCCGCAATGCTGCTGTATGCCTTCGCAAGTCAGCAGATCACCCTTGATAACGCATATCGTACAATGCTGCTGGGAATTATGATGGTCTTTACCTGTGCCGTTGCCTATCGGTTTGCACAAGGTTTTTGGACACTGTCCATTGTACGGATAATGAACGGCACAGGCGTATTTTTCATCATGGCCGCCTGCATGGTTGTCTTTGTGAGTATCATACCGGGCACAAAATCCGGTGCCGCATTCAGCATTTATTCCGTGGCCCTGCTTACACCTTACGCCATCATGCCGGCTGTTTCGGAACTTGTTCAGCCCTGGATTGATAAGCCGACAATGCTTTATATGCTTACAGGGTGTCTGCTTATGCCCGCAACCATTTTCGTGTATGCTGCCCGGCCGGGCAAACCCATCAAGGTAGACAACAGGCTGGGTGGCCGGCCGGATAATGAACCTGCCAGGGTTTCCAATAAAATGAGGATGAAAAATATAGGCCGGAAACCTGTCCTGTCCATTCTCATGGTGAATTGGGTTTATTTCACTCTGTTCTCCGGTCTATTCTTCCTGTTTGAAGGATTTGCACTGGACAGAGGGGTAAGTAATCCCGGTTTCTTTTTCACCGTCCAAATGGGTGTAATGGTCGGTATTCGCTTATTCGGCGGACGCATCTTCGATCATCACTCAAAAGTTCTCTTGGTTGCGCTGTCAATGGGGATAACCGGTTTTGGGTTTATCCTTCTGTATTACATGCCCTCCCCGACCTGGTCTCTTTATATTGCAATTATTTTTGGTATAGGAATGGGACTTTGTATCCCCCCTCTGAATTCGTTGATGTATCTGGTGTCAGAGCCGAAATTCAGGGGATACAATATCAACATGATGATGCTGACAGTTCATTTCGGCACCTTCACCGGCCCTTTTATCGGCGCTTTGATCATCGACGCCGGGGGATATTCATCTTTCTTTTTAATTGCAACCTTCCTCACGATCTGCGCAGCGATGCTGTTTCTGTTAATCAATCCTGAAAAATCCATTGGCTTTTTTCCACTGGGATAAACCCAACTTTATGAGAATCATCTACCAGTTAGAAAATACAAAGTTGCAGCATAAAATTAATCATCGCTTCAGATATGATCAGTGTCAATTTTCCGTCTGTGGACATGGTCACCATAACCGATTACACAGGGATAGTATCCGGCAAACGGATCGATAAGTCGGAACTTTTTGACCTTTTTTACTGTGAGTTGCAAGCCGCCCCCATGATTAAGAAGTGCCCTCTGGCAATCACGTGCAAACTCCATCAGCAGATGGAATTACCGACCAACTCATTTTTTATCGGTGAAATAGTCAGTGTATATTCGGAAGAGAAGTACTTGACCGATGGAAATCCGGATATAAAAAAAATCAATCCGTTTGTTTTGACCATGCCGGACAACAGGTTTTGGGCCATCGGGGACTGTATCGGGCATGCCTGGAAAAATGGAAAATCATGACACTGGATGCCATGGAATTTATCAGAAGGTTTTTGCAGCATGTTCTTCCCAAAGGATTTATGAAAATCAGGCATTATGGATTTCTCAATCCCAACAGTGCATTGTCCATTGAGAAAGTCCGTGAACTCATTTCATTCATCCATGACATTATATCACTTTTGATTGAAATTCCGGAACCGGAAACGCCTGGTATTAAATGCAGCCATTGCGGCCATGATTTGAGATTTATGACAACAAGTTTCTCGGTGGTGGTCATTTCATCTAATGGTAAATTATTTTGCATTACACCCTCTCTTTTATGATCCAAGTTCATCGTGCATTTTTTTTGAAAACTCCGCAATGTTACGGATATTTTTAAGGGTATACGGGTCAATCAGCCGCGTAGCTTTTTGCGTCGGCTGAATTGGCGAGGTTAGCCGCCATCGTAGACTACTTGGCGTAAGGATTCGTATAGCCGGTCTTGAGCGCCCTGGCAAGATTCAGAGCTGCACGTTGGCCTTCGGTGAGTTTTCCTAAATCTGGATCGACGGCCTTTGCCAGACTGACCATCTTGGCCTCCACATCACGGTCCTCAACCATGGTAAGTTCCGCCACATAGAGTTCACGAAAACGCCGCTTAGCCTTCGACAGGTCGTCAGGTGATCGGCCCTCTGGGTTTGCAATAATTGCTGCTGTCTTTGCCGCCTCGAGATTAGACCCTGCGACGTAGTTCAACAAAGGGCCTATCGGCTTCAAGCGCGCGCGTCTCCGCTTCTTTCAGGCGAGTTGTATTGAAACTCAGTACGCTAATAACCACACCAGCGACAACGCTCAGAACCTGAACGGTACTAGCCAGCACCTCCATCTTGATTTTTGTCTCAGTCATGGTACCTCCCTGAAGTCAAAGATTTTTTTTATTACCCACAAAGCTGGGAGAAGAAAAGCTCCAACACTACTTTCGTTATTCATGCTTTATGCAATCGGCAAACTGGTTAACTTTGTAAAAGAAATTAACCAGTTGTTGCTACCAGGAAAACCGGGTTATCAAGTTTCATTGCATTTTCAAAATCAAGATGAACAGCTATAATGCGAAACGCCACCAACATTAAAAAACGCCTCAGGTTTTAAATGATAATATTTATCTTCTACCCTTTGTGATTGCTCATCATATGGAGAGCTAAGCACTTCTTGCAATTCTCTTACTAAATTGTAGTCACCCTGCATGGCTTGTTGATAGGCGGGGACAATCAACCACTCTCGCCATGCATATTTGGGGTTAATCTGTTTCATCTTTGCCGATATCTCAGCCAAATTGCCAGCTTTGATAACGAGGTCGTGCCAGTTTTTTAGCCAAGATTGCCATTCCTTATCGAGTTGTTGTGAGGCCTTGCTATAGAAGCTCTTTTTCAAGGCTGAAACATTCTCTGGCACATGGGATAATTCACGGAAGAAAATGGTGTAATCCACCTCTGATTTGGTCAGTAACTGCATTAATACCTGCACTATCTTTGGGTGATAGTCCGTCAAGCCAAGCTTGGCCGCCCACATTTTTTGGATTTGTTTTTGCATTGCATCTGCAAAGCCATGACGTATTTGATCCAATTGTTCCAACGCTTCAGTATCTTTTGCAAGTAGCGGCCTCACGGCAGTCCAAAACATGTGGTAATTGGCTTCTGCTGCGGTTGGCTGATTGAAGAAGGAAAAGTGTTCGCCGCCGCCAGTCCATGGCTGAAACTTAGGGTCGAAAATTTCACAGAATCCAAATGGTCCATAGTCGAGGGTAAAGCCACCAGTGGCGCAGTTGTCACTATTATAGTTACCCTGGCAGTACCCAATACGCTGCCAATTGGCCACCAGTGACGTAAGCCGCTGGCGAAAAAGTTTAGCCAACTCAACCACTTGATCCGCAAAAACAAGGTCTTGATTAATATCGTTCTGGTATTCGCGGTCAATTAAATGCGACACAATCATGCGCAACTCTTCTAAGGCTTTTTGATGAGCATTGCCGCGAACCCGGCGGGCAAATAACTCTAACTGACCAACGCGCAAAAAAGATGGTGCAACGCGAGTTGAAATAGCCACAGGATTATCCACCATAATATCAGGATCGGTGGAATGAGAGTCTTGGGAGTACCAGGGTCGGGTAACGCTCTCAGATTTAGATACATACAGGGTTAGAGATCGCGTTGTGGGAACCCCCAGGGCGTGCATATACTCTTGCGCGAGAAACTCACGCACACTTGAACGAAGTACTGCGCGCCCGTCGGCACCACGGCAATATGGCGTTGCACCGCCACCCTTTAATTGCATTTCCCAACGCTGTCCCTTGAATACCCCTTCAAATACGGAAATCGCCCGGCCATCGCCATAACCATTGCCGGTACCAAATGGACATTGGTGGGTATATTCGGTGCCATAAATTGACAGGGCATAGCCGGTTGCCCAGCCAATCTTACGCATAGGCTCGTGCGCTGCTGAGATATCACCAGAAAATACCCGGCAAAATTTTGCATCATCTACCAACTCGTCGCTCAACCCAAGTTCATTAAAAAAATGCTGCTATGGGTTACATATTCTGGTTCTGGAAGTGGCGTGGGAGCCACCGGTACGAAGTGACCAGAAAAAACCTGACGGGCACGGTGATCATTACCATCTCCGGTGGCATCAGGATCGGCATTTAAGGTATCCATTAAAGAATAATCAGCTAATCGCACAAACTCATCGAAAGTTGATATTCTCTGCTGAGCAGATGGTTTAGACAATGACATTGTTGCAAACACCTCGCTACGGGGAGCGCACAGTGAGCGCTATTAAACAAGATTACAGTAGCAATCTCACGTATTGGGTGGGAGCAAGAATCAGTATTATCGACATAAAAATTCTTACTCCCTAAATAAGATTTAATTGGAACTTAAGCTATGGATACACTTTTAATCTCGTTTATACCGCCCTACCAACCGGTTCATCCCGATGAGTTGGGGTTCAATTTTCGCCAGAAAGTCCCACAAACTCAATCCTTGCTTCAGGTCAACCGCTTCTTTTAATGCCAGCACCCAGAAGTAATAATAATGAAATCCATGTCCATTGGGGGGCATGGGGCCATTGTATCCGACTTCACCGAAATCGTTTTTACCGCTGCTAAATTGTGCTGTACCTTCTTCCAAGCTGTTGACATCTCCTGGAATATTATACAAAACCCAGTGAACAAATCCATATGTGCCATTTGGAGAAACCAGTGGCGCATCCGGGTCATGGCAGATAATGGCAAATGCATTTGTGCCGTCCGGGGCATCTGTCCATGACAATGCCGGTGATACATCTTCACCTTCACCGGTATATCTTGATGGAATTAAACCGTCTTGATTAAATGCACTGCTTTTTAGCTGCATTGCTGATGGTGCAAAGCCCATAATTTCCCTCCCTTTTAAATAATTTTGAGGATATTGCATATGTTACACCTAAACATACAATTTTGCACGTTCCAACTCAGAGCCTGTTTAGAAATTAGGGAAGCGAAGCGAAATCTCATGAGAATGAGAACCAATTTTCTCAAATTTTTTGTTAATAGCCGGACTATTGGCCAAAAATTTGGAGGGATTGGGGCCATTTTCATGTGATTGCAGCCGATTCATCTATTTTTAAACAGGCCCTCAGTGTCAAAAAACAAAATGAAAAGAAATCTGATCAATGCGCCCTTTGATATGGTATCCCTCTTTCAGCATCATTAATACCTGGCATGGTACTGCCCAAGGGAGAATAAAGATCAACCCGGGTATTTTCAAAATCAATGTCACCCCCATTGTGGACGGCAAATTCGTCATGTTTTCCGGAAATGCCGGATGGGGCTGGACCGCCCTTGGGGATGCGGCGGCCGTTGCAGTCCGGGTGTTGATGAAAGGTGAAGGCCGTCATGGCGGCAACACGGAATAAATGCTCCACAACTACGGCCAGGCCGGGTCTGCCGGTATATTGTAAAGATCCAGGGTATTTTTAAACACGGCAGCGGCCAACTGATCCGGGTCTTCTCCGCGGACCTGGGCAAGGCATTCCATCACGGACCGAACAAAAGCAGGTTCGTTGCGCCGGTGTTTGTTTTTCTGGGGTTTGGGCGTCAAATACGGGGCGTCAGTCTCTATCAACAGCCGGTCCCGGGGAATCAAAGGGGCAATGCTGCGCAGATACTCACCACGCTGAAGAATGGTGAGAATACCTGTAATACCAATATAATATCCAAGGTCAAGGTATTTGAACATCTCCTCTTTTGTGCCGGAAAAACAGTGAACCACCCCTTTTCTTGACTTGGGTCCGTCTGATTTCAATATTTCATAAAACCGCCCCTTGGAATCCCGCTCATGGAAAATCAACGGCAGGTCCAGCTTCCCGGCCAGGGCAAGCTGGGCCGAAAAACAGGCTTCCTGGTCTTCCTGTGGTGAAAACATGCGGTTAAAATCCAACCCGATTTCCCCCCAGGCCTTGACGCAGTCATGGATAAGGGCCAGTTGTCGAAGTTCATTGAGTACCTGGGCGGAACACTGAACCGCATCATGGGGATGAATCCCCACAGACGTGTAAATATGATCGAACCGGGATGCGATGTTTATTGCCTTTTGGGAAGTTTTCCTGTCAATTCCGACCACCATCATGGCCAGCACCCCTTGCTGACGCGCTCTGTCCATGACCTGTGGCAGGTCATTATCGTAGCATTTATCGTCAATATGGCAATGGGAGTCAAAAAGAATCATTCATATAGTCCTATATTCTTATTCCTTTTCTCTTCCTGGCAAGCAAAACAACCAGGCCGTCAAAATTTTAAGCCTTCACTGATTTGGAAGAAGCCGATTTACGGGTTCAGTGAAGGCTTGGTGTAAGAAAAACTGTTTGCAGCACTCCTTGACACAGGCAGTTTATATCAGTAAATTCAATTTCAGTCAATTATCCCTAAAAGAGCACAAGGCAAATCATAGATGAGTGCGAACCGCGGCAAATCTAATATTATCAGGCTGTTTAATGTGACCAAGCGCTATGGCGGCAAGCTGGCTTTAAACAACATCACCCTTGATATTAAGCCCGGCGAGTTCATTTTTATTTCCGGACCCTCCGGGGCCGGCAAATCCACCTTGCTCAAAATTTTATACCTGGCCGAACGGGTGTCCGAAGGACAAATTCTGATTGACGGTATTAATCTGGCACGGATTTCATCCACAAAACTGCCTTTTCTACGGCGTCGTTTCGGCATGGTGTTCCAGGATTTCAAACTGATCCCCAACCGCACCGTGTTTGAAAATGTCGCCCTGGTGCTCAAGGTTGCCGGAGAAAAACCGTCCTACATAAAAAAAAAGGTAATGCACGTGCTCAGGGTCACGGGTATGGAGAAAAAGGCTAATCACCTGCCGCCGACCCTGTCCGGCGGCGAACAGCAACGGGTAGCCGTGGCAAGGGCGGTGGTGGGAGAACCATCCATTATCCTTGCAGATGAACCTACGGGTAATCTGGATAGTGAATCTGCCCAGCGTGTACTTGATCTGCTTTTAGGCTATCATCAAAATGGGGCCACCATTCTCATAGCCAGCCATAATATAGAACAGATGGATTGTTTTAGTCGAGGACGAAATGTCGCCTTGGAAGACGGGAAGCTTAAACGAATATCAACCATTCTATACTGAAAGCTGAAAAAAGATTTGATTGCGATATGATGCGATTTTTAAAAAATGCCTTGACGGATATCCGATCCAACCGATTTTTAAACATAATCACCATCATGACCATTGCCCTTTCCATCCTTCTGGTATCGGTTTTCATGCTTTTTTTTGAAAACACCGGCCGGGTCCTTTCTGCCTGGAACCAGGGCGGACGGGCCATGGTTTACTTAAACGACTCTTTCACACCTGCCATGCTGCCCAATGTAAAAGAACAGCTCATATCCACGGGCGGCATTGAAAAAATGGTATTTATACCCAAAACCCAGGCGCTGGAACGGCTGAAAAAAGAGATCGGTTCCAAAACCCAGTTTCTGTCGACCCTCCAGGAGAATCCGCTCCCCGACGCCATTGAAATCACCATGACGCCCCAATCAAACTTTGAGCAGATTCAAAAGACAGCCAACCGGATTGAGGCTTTAGAGATTGTAGATACCGTCGAGTATGGACAAGGATGGCTGGGCCGCTTTTTCAAACTATTCAATCTTTTCAAAATGACCGGTTATACCATGAGCGGTCTGTTTTTAATGATTGCCCTGTTCATCACGGCCAATACCGTGCGCCTGGCCTTTTATGCAAGACAGACTGAAGTAGAAATCATGCGTCTGGTGGGCGCAACTGACGGGTTCATCAAAACACCTTTTTACGTTGAGGGGCTGCTCCAGGGATTTTTGGGCGGAGTTTTGGGGATAATTATCCTTCTATCAGGTTATCTGACACTGTCTTCCGGCATTTCCCAGAATCTGGGCGCTTACGTTTATCTGGATATTCATTTTCTTTCCTGGCCGGCTGTAGCAATAATTTTATTTTCCAGTACCTTCTTAGGTTGGTTCGGATGTTTCATTTCCTTGAAACAAATTTTAAGGCCATGCTCCGTAAATTAGGGCCTTTATTCTTTACCTCCATTACGGTTGTTGCCGTCATTTTGGGCCGGGCAGACCTGTGCTACACACAGGTCCTGTATAAGGGCAAAATCAATACGGCCAAGCTCAATGTCCGCTCTGCGCCGGATACCCACGCTTCAGTAGTGGTGGTTCTCAATAAAGGTGAACGGGTGGATGTACTGGAAATGAAAGATGGCGTGGGCGGCTGGCTGATGGTGGAATACCAAGAGATACAAGGATACATCAGAAACCACAGTCGCTATATTCTCTTAAAACCGGTATCTTCTCACGAACCCCAAAAGCAGCAACCAGCATCGCCCAACCCCACATCTTTTCCGCCAATAAAAACCCCGGCCAAGGACATAAAGAAAAAGTCCAAACCTCAAAAAACGTTAAGGACAAATCAAGCCGGGCAGGAAGTCATTGCACTGCAGATCCAGGAAGAGAACCGGAAAGTCAAAGACTTTTCCCGGCAGGAAATGCAGATTATTGATGGACTTAACGAAATTGACAGGACCCTGAACCGGGCACGAATAACCGCCCGGAACCTCAGGCGCAATGCCATTGCCATTGCCCAGGAAATTGAAAGAACACAGGCGCTCATTGCAGATCTGAACAAATCAATGAAAAAAACACAGAATTATGCCGGAAAACGCCTGAATGCCCTTTTCCGCATGCACATGATGGGCCGCATTGAAATGGCCGGTCCCCCGTCGTCTTTGTTCAATTTTGTCACCACCCAGAACGCGCTTAAAAAAGTGGTGACATCGGATTTTACCCTGCTGGATAAACAGGCCCGGAACATGAAGGAACTTAGAAGCCTAAAACAGGGTCTAAACAGTCAGTACAAGCTGAAATCAGACCTGCAGGAACAATTGGCCGATGAGATTGAAATCCGCAAAAAAGAAGCCCGTAA
This genomic window contains:
- a CDS encoding flavin reductase family protein, with the protein product MISVNFPSVDMVTITDYTGIVSGKRIDKSELFDLFYCELQAAPMIKKCPLAITCKLHQQMELPTNSFFIGEIVSVYSEEKYLTDGNPDIKKINPFVLTMPDNRFWAIGDCIGHAWKNGKS
- a CDS encoding TatD family hydrolase, yielding MILFDSHCHIDDKCYDNDLPQVMDRARQQGVLAMMVVGIDRKTSQKAINIASRFDHIYTSVGIHPHDAVQCSAQVLNELRQLALIHDCVKAWGEIGLDFNRMFSPQEDQEACFSAQLALAGKLDLPLIFHERDSKGRFYEILKSDGPKSRKGVVHCFSGTKEEMFKYLDLGYYIGITGILTILQRGEYLRSIAPLIPRDRLLIETDAPYLTPKPQKNKHRRNEPAFVRSVMECLAQVRGEDPDQLAAAVFKNTLDLYNIPADPAWP
- the ftsE gene encoding cell division ATP-binding protein FtsE, which codes for MSANRGKSNIIRLFNVTKRYGGKLALNNITLDIKPGEFIFISGPSGAGKSTLLKILYLAERVSEGQILIDGINLARISSTKLPFLRRRFGMVFQDFKLIPNRTVFENVALVLKVAGEKPSYIKKKVMHVLRVTGMEKKANHLPPTLSGGEQQRVAVARAVVGEPSIILADEPTGNLDSESAQRVLDLLLGYHQNGATILIASHNIEQMDCFSRGRNVALEDGKLKRISTILY
- a CDS encoding transposase; this translates as MGHRGLYRACLEKWKIMTLDAMEFIRRFLQHVLPKGFMKIRHYGFLNPNSALSIEKVRELISFIHDIISLLIEIPEPETPGIKCSHCGHDLRFMTTSFSVVVISSNGKLFCITPSLL
- a CDS encoding peptidoglycan DD-metalloendopeptidase family protein encodes the protein MFHFLETNFKAMLRKLGPLFFTSITVVAVILGRADLCYTQVLYKGKINTAKLNVRSAPDTHASVVVVLNKGERVDVLEMKDGVGGWLMVEYQEIQGYIRNHSRYILLKPVSSHEPQKQQPASPNPTSFPPIKTPAKDIKKKSKPQKTLRTNQAGQEVIALQIQEENRKVKDFSRQEMQIIDGLNEIDRTLNRARITARNLRRNAIAIAQEIERTQALIADLNKSMKKTQNYAGKRLNALFRMHMMGRIEMAGPPSSLFNFVTTQNALKKVVTSDFTLLDKQARNMKELRSLKQGLNSQYKLKSDLQEQLADEIEIRKKEARKKEKILKDIRRRKRLSLAAMNSLKISSQALNQTISAMAPQAGSSRVKTSFAGQRGRLQPPVKGKIISSFGTKRKGDYNAFTFQSGIDIKAERGTPVKNVFNGKVLFAQWLKGYGNLMIINHGNNYYTLYAHLEELYKKKGERVGTGKIIGTAGDTGSIRGPCLHFEVRHHGKPVDPLKWLKKGA
- the ftsX gene encoding permease-like cell division protein FtsX — translated: MMRFLKNALTDIRSNRFLNIITIMTIALSILLVSVFMLFFENTGRVLSAWNQGGRAMVYLNDSFTPAMLPNVKEQLISTGGIEKMVFIPKTQALERLKKEIGSKTQFLSTLQENPLPDAIEITMTPQSNFEQIQKTANRIEALEIVDTVEYGQGWLGRFFKLFNLFKMTGYTMSGLFLMIALFITANTVRLAFYARQTEVEIMRLVGATDGFIKTPFYVEGLLQGFLGGVLGIIILLSGYLTLSSGISQNLGAYVYLDIHFLSWPAVAIILFSSTFLGWFGCFISLKQILRPCSVN
- a CDS encoding MFS transporter, coding for MNKENILTTRFVSLCGLTFLALCNISVFFNFHGYLLTLGFGADQAGFLVGLYSLAAMLLYAFASQQITLDNAYRTMLLGIMMVFTCAVAYRFAQGFWTLSIVRIMNGTGVFFIMAACMVVFVSIIPGTKSGAAFSIYSVALLTPYAIMPAVSELVQPWIDKPTMLYMLTGCLLMPATIFVYAARPGKPIKVDNRLGGRPDNEPARVSNKMRMKNIGRKPVLSILMVNWVYFTLFSGLFFLFEGFALDRGVSNPGFFFTVQMGVMVGIRLFGGRIFDHHSKVLLVALSMGITGFGFILLYYMPSPTWSLYIAIIFGIGMGLCIPPLNSLMYLVSEPKFRGYNINMMMLTVHFGTFTGPFIGALIIDAGGYSSFFLIATFLTICAAMLFLLINPEKSIGFFPLG
- a CDS encoding protein adenylyltransferase SelO family protein is translated as MSDELVDDAKFCRVFSGDISAAHEPMRKIGWATGYALSIYGTEYTHQCPFGTGNGYGDGRAISVFEGVFKGQRWEMQLKGGGATPYCRGADGRAVLRSSVREFLAQEYMHALGVPTTRSLTLYVSKSESVTRPWYSQDSHSTDPDIMVDNPVAISTRVAPSFLRVGQLELFARRVRGNAHQKALEELRMIVSHLIDREYQNDINQDLVFADQVVELAKLFRQRLTSLVANWQRIGYCQGNYNSDNCATGGFTLDYGPFGFCEIFDPKFQPWTGGGEHFSFFNQPTAAEANYHMFWTAVRPLLAKDTEALEQLDQIRHGFADAMQKQIQKMWAAKLGLTDYHPKIVQVLMQLLTKSEVDYTIFFRELSHVPENVSALKKSFYSKASQQLDKEWQSWLKNWHDLVIKAGNLAEISAKMKQINPKYAWREWLIVPAYQQAMQGDYNLVRELQEVLSSPYDEQSQRVEDKYYHLKPEAFFNVGGVSHYSCSS
- a CDS encoding YbhB/YbcL family Raf kinase inhibitor-like protein gives rise to the protein MQYPQNYLKGREIMGFAPSAMQLKSSAFNQDGLIPSRYTGEGEDVSPALSWTDAPDGTNAFAIICHDPDAPLVSPNGTYGFVHWVLYNIPGDVNSLEEGTAQFSSGKNDFGEVGYNGPMPPNGHGFHYYYFWVLALKEAVDLKQGLSLWDFLAKIEPQLIGMNRLVGRYKRD